In Scomber japonicus isolate fScoJap1 chromosome 20, fScoJap1.pri, whole genome shotgun sequence, the genomic window tttgtttttctttatgaattcaCTACTACTTGTAAACAAAAGAGTGCCACTACACCTCCTTTTTATTAAACCACTCAGCAAATAAAATTTCACAACCACATTGCTGTAACATTCTTCTATTGCTTCTCCTTCCTATCACAGGACGTAACGAGCCCCTGAAGAAAGATCGTCCCAAGTGGAAGAGCGACTACCCGATGACAGAGGGCCAGCTACGGAGCAAGAGGGACGAGTTCTGGGACACGGCGCCAGCCTTCGAGGGCCGCAAGGAGATCTGGGACGCCCTGAAAGCAGCGGCCGTGGCCCTGGAGTGTAACGACCACGAGCTGGCCCAGGCTATAGTGGATGGAGCCAGTATCACACTGCCACACGGTGAGGACATAAACAGGCAGACATAAATCAGTCCATGCTATATATCAAGTAACTCTATTGTTTAATGTGGTTGAAtgattgattttaaatgatttttccttctttttttttctccaggtaCTCTGACAGAGTGTTATGACGAACTCGGGAACCGCTACCAGCTGCCCGTCTACTGCCTGGCTCCACCCATAAACCTCATCTCCGAGCGCAGTGATGAGGATCCCAGCGACAGTCCCGAACCTCCTGTAGCACCCAAGAAGGAATTCCAGCTCAAGGTCCTTATTCCTCCTCATTTATTACTGTAGTAACATTTGTTACTCAAATTCCCAACCAATGCAATGTACTTACTGTGTTGAAATGTTCATTAATATTTATGTAGTTCATGTCTGTTTCCATGCTAAatttaaaataagtttaaacTGGCATATTTGATTAATGTAGCCTTGATTAAAACCATGCTGAAATTGCAagactaaaataaaacagtcaatgCTTTTGCTTATGAGTCTTTGCATATGGGGTAAGAAGTGAAAAACCCACATAAAACATGATGATACAGCAGCAGTGATGTAACTTCATGTAGCTCATAGATCCAAGTGCTGTGGTGCTAACTAGTAAAACTGTTATCTGTTTTAAAATTAGACAAAGATAATCTAGTTGTTTGTTCTTGTGTTGTCACAACTGTAAAATTCTGACAAAATTCAGTCTATCATTTCATTAAACTATTAACCATTATTATAAGTTACCGTCATGAAAGATTACTTTTACTAGCATCTAGGCTGACGTCACCTGTGGCTGCCTGGTATTAATTTCAGCTCTTCTGTAGCTCTTGTTCAGTAATTCTTACAACACCTGTCCCCTGCAGGTACGTATGTCCACAGGTAAGGACCTACGCCTCAGCGCCAGCATGGCGGACACCATAGGGCAGCTGAAGAAGCAGCTGCACGTCCAGGAGGACATTGACGCCAACCACCAGCGCTGGTTCTTCTCCGGCAAGCTACTCACGGACAAGACACGGCTGCAAGACACTAAGATCCAGAAGGACTTTGTCATCCAGGTCATCGTCAACCCGCAGGCCCTCCGAGGCCCCAAGCTGTCACccaacaccaccaacaccaccaccaccaccaccaccaccactgagTCCTCCCCTGCATCtgaataaatgagaaaataacccAGCACGAATGGAGGAGATGGTGGAAGGGGATAGCAGACGCTGAAGGACCAGCGGCGCCTCCTGATGCTGGATAACTTTTTGACACACCTGCTGTTACTgaaataggttaaaaaaaaagatctgtggAGTTATAAAACTACATGAGGGAGAAACTCAACAGTGCTGCTTTTAAACTACCATGtgtcattgtattttttttttttttggttctgcTGGGTTGTTCTGAAAACAAATCCAGTCACCACACTAACTCTCGTCTTTTTGAACCACCTACAACATGCCCACATCATGCTACTCATGTAAAGACTCTGCCTCTGCTCTTTTTATCTGCACGAATGCTAACGAAGTGCCAACGGTGGAACTGCAGAGGTGTTTGTGTTGGTTCTAAAGCACATCTCTACTTTGGACTATGACGCCCATGGACTCTGCACTGCAATCCTTTTCTGCTCATCGGAAACCGAAGGGGAAAGCAGTGAGCGGGATAAtgagcttctcttttttttttctttttttctccatctttcattgaggaatttattaaactgagcttttttgcacatttgaagATTATTACTATACTTTTGTGGTAGTTTTGTGTGCCTTCTACAAGATGAAACAAAAAGGGTTAATGTACTGAAAGATGCTAGATTTCCCGCTAGGCTAAGCcttctgtatttttttagaTTCAGGAACTCTTAGATCAATCCAAGCTATATCTGCTGccttttttaatgatttcatgAATATTGCAGACAAAACATTGCGAATGGgtgctgctgtgtgtatgtgtgtgcgtgtgtgcaaaAGGGTTATGTATATAATCCATACATTTCAGATTGACGTAGCGAACATTGACAAGACTGTTTCCTTGGTGTACAACTCTCTGCAGTCATTTCACCTATAATATCACTAATTCCCACACAAATATTATGGTGTTAGGGCGCACTCACATTAAGCAATCGTACcatgcccaagcacgtttgccccctaaagtccggattatttggctagtgtgagtgcaagtgtaccatGCTTGAGTACGGTACACTTCCCTGGCCCAGTACGATTGGTAGAGGTGTGCTTGAGTTCGGTAGACTTGGTCACGCGTGCGCACACGGTTATGTACACAACGTGCGAAACGTGGTGAAGACGTATAAACCATGCGGCCATCCCTCCACAACAACAATAGCAACGGCGACGTCAAAGGGTTCACGTTGGTCAGATGAAGAGGTGGAGTGTTTGATCCACAAAGCCAACACCGTCATTAAACTTTGAGCCATGTTTTCTGGTTCATTCTCCCATTGCTCTGCTGCAACTgtgtaaaaacaacagtcaCTTAATGATGATGTTGCACCATGCGTATGTCGTATATCAATGTGATGACGTATctgtcggaggcaaccgtgcttgagtgCCCTTGGGTTtggggtaatgtgagtgcgggggacagaggaggggggagatTCATGCTTCAGCACcgaacaactggccctagtgtgagtgcgcccttcAACAGTTATATTATTGGACACTTGGGGACCCCCTGACCACCAGAGGGCAGTAAGATTCAAAACCTAACTGGGTTGCTTAGGGCtagttgtcatttttttcacacCACCAGATGAATGTAAATCCAGTATTTGCTCGCCTTTTACCCCCAGCGTGGTTCATAAAACAACCTTAACATTTGATTGCTAATCTCTTCTTCACCAGCAGGCTTGCATGAGCGCGTTTGCCGTACAAATGGCAAGTTTTCTGTGTGGAGAGAGCAGTGGACCAAAACAAGCTGTTGATTTTGGTGTTAATTCTCAGTGGGAACAGAAACACCACCAGCCCATTCAAATGACAGAGAAAAATAGTTGGAAGGAGTTAAAAGCACAGAAACAACACAATACTTGATACTATTTCCAGactaaacaaaagaaacagtaC contains:
- the ubtd1b gene encoding ubiquitin domain-containing protein 1 encodes the protein MGGCVGRYWEGWEDTQSRGSSRNGGRGGRNEPLKKDRPKWKSDYPMTEGQLRSKRDEFWDTAPAFEGRKEIWDALKAAAVALECNDHELAQAIVDGASITLPHGTLTECYDELGNRYQLPVYCLAPPINLISERSDEDPSDSPEPPVAPKKEFQLKVRMSTGKDLRLSASMADTIGQLKKQLHVQEDIDANHQRWFFSGKLLTDKTRLQDTKIQKDFVIQVIVNPQALRGPKLSPNTTNTTTTTTTTTESSPASE